DNA from Geobacillus vulcani PSS1:
CGACGGCTGGACGTAATGGCAACAAGGCCGATGGTCGCTCGTTGCCATGCCTCTTGATGATCGATTTCGGCCACAGAGACGTTATATTTTTGCCGGATTCTTGTCATGACCCGCTGCAGGACGGCCCGTTTATCCTTGAGCGAGCGGGCGTTGTAGATGATGCATTCGCACGCGGCGAAGCCGATCATGCCCGGGCCACTTCCTGCATGACGTATGCTTCGATGACATCGCCTTCTTTGATATCATTGAAGTTTTTGATCGTCAGACCGCATTCATACCCTTGCGCCACTTCGCGCACATCGTCTTTGTACCGCTTGAGCGAATCGATTTCCCCTTCGTAGACGACGATGCCTTGACGAATAAGGCGCACTTTGCTGTCGCGCGTGATTTTGCCGTCCGTGACATAGCAACCAGCGATCGTGCCGACTTTTGATACTTTGAACGTTTGCCGCACTTCCGCTTGGCCGATCACTTTCTCTTCGTATTCTGGATCGAGCATTCCTTTCATCGCCGCCTCAATTTCCTCGATGACGTTGTAAATGATGCGATGGAGGCGGATGTCCACTTTTTCCGATTCGGCAGCGCGCTTGGCGTTTGCGTCCGGACGGACGTTAAAGCCGATGACGATGGCGTTCGAAGCCGTCGCCAGTGAAATGTCCGATTCGGTGATGGCGCCGACCGCAGCGTGGATGATTTTCACCCGCACGCCTTCGACCTCAATTTTTTGCAAGGCAGCGACAAGCGCCTCAACCGAGCCTTGAACATCGGCTTTGACGATCAAGTTCAGCTCTTTCATTTCGCCCTGCTTAATCTGTTCAAACAAATCATCCAAGCTGACGCGCGTTTTGACGCTCCGCTGCTCCTGCAGCTGCCGCTGCGCCCGCGCCTCCGCGATTTGCCGCGCCTTTTTCTCATCTTCAAACACCATGAAGCGGTCGCCAGCTTGCGGCACTTCATGCAACCCCGTAATCTCGACTGGCATCGACGGAGTCGCCTCTTTGACGCGCCGGCCGCTGTCATTCACCATAGCGCGCACACGACCGTATGTTGTGCCGACGACGATCGGATCGCCGACACGCAACGTTCCCGCTTGAATCAAAAGCGTTGCCACAGGGCCACGCCCTTTATCAAGCTTCGCTTCGATCACCGTACCGACCGCACGCCGGTTCGGGTTGGCTTTTAATTCTTCCATCTCACTGACAAGCAGAATCATTTCTAAAAGATGATCAAGTCCTTCTTTCGTTTTTGCCGACAACTTGCAGAAAATCGTATCGCCGCCCCATTCTTCTGGAACGAGGTTGTATTCCATCAATTCTTGCATGACGCGGTCCGGGTTCGCTTCCGGCTTATCGATTTTATTGATGGCGACAATAATCGGCACGTTCGCCGCCTTGGCATGGTTGATCGCTTCCACCGTCTGCGGCATCACTCCATCATCCGCGGCGACGACAAGGACGACGATGTCCGTGACTTGCGCCCCACGCGCCCGCATCGTCGTAAACGCTTCGTGCCCCGGCGTATCAAGGAACGTAATTTTTTTGTCGTTGACGGTCACTTGGTACGCACCGATGTGTTGCGTAATACCGCCGGCTTCTTGCTCCGTCACCTTCGAATGGCGAATCGCATCAAGCAGCGTTGTTTTTCCGTGGTCGACGTGCCCCATGATCGTCACGACCGGCGGCCGTTCAACCAAATCTTCCGGCGCGTCGACAATTTCGATCGCTTCAAAGTTCGTCTCATCGATCGTCACTTTTTCTTCGACTTCAACCCCATAATCCGAGCAGATGAGCTCGATGGCGTCTTTGTCTAAATCTTGGTTGATTGTCGCCATCACGCCGAGCATAAACAGCTTCTTAATAATTTCTGACGGTTCGCGGCCAAGCTTTTTCGCCAGTTCGGCCACGGTGAGTGAGCCTTCAAACGTAATTTTTTTCGGCAGCTCTTTTTCTTTTTTCGCCGGCTGTGGCGTCTGTTTCGCAGCCGGGGCGGCTTGTTTTTTCCCTTTCGCCGGCCCTTTTCCTTTCTTCTTCGCCGCTTGGAGCAGTTTCTTTTCTTGCTGTTGTGCCTCCGTTTTTTTCGTTTCCTTCCCTTTTGGCGCTCCTTTTTTCTTCGCCGGTTTCATTTTCGCCGCTTCTTTGCTGTCGTCAAAAATTTCCTCATCAGCAAAATCGGCCGCCTTTGCTGGCGTCGGCCGTTTCGGCTTCTCCGCTTTCTTTTCGGCTTTTTTCTCTTCTTTTTTCCCGCCGTTCGGGCGGTATTGATGATCGAGTTTTTCGACGACGTCAGCCTCCAGCATCGCCATATGATTGTTCACTTCAATGTTCATTTCTTTCAATTTATGAATGACGTCCTTGCTTGGCACGTTCTGTTTTTTCGCGTATTCATACACACGCATTTTCGACATACATTCACCCCCATTAAAATCGGTCGAGCATCGTTTGCAATTGACGCGCAAACCCTTCGTCGGTGACGGCGACAACGACGCGGGCGTCCTTGCCGATCGCGCCGCCAAGCGTATACCGGTCCGGCACTTTGCAAAGCGGGACGCCATAAAACGTACATTTGTCCGTCACTTTTTTTTCCGTGTTGGCCGATGCGTCTTGTGAGAGCAAGACGAGCCGCGCCCGGCCCCGTTGCACTTCTTTGACGACAAGCTCTTCGCCGGAGACGACTTTTCCCGCCCGCTGCGCCAATCCAAGCAGCGATGCCCAACGGTTATGCTTCATGTCCAGCCTGTTTCTCCTTTTCCGCCAACGCAAGCAGCTCGTCATAAATGGCATCGGCGACATCGGCTTTTAGATGGCGGGCTAAAATGTTTTTCTTTTTCGCCTGCAAAATGCATTCTGGATCAAGGGTAATATACGCGCCGCGCCCCGCCTTTTTGCCGGTCGGGTCAATCGACACTTCCCCCTCTTTCGAGCGGACGATGCGCACCATTTCCCGTTTCGGCTTCATCTCTCCAGTGACGACGCATTTGCGCAGCGGAATTTTCTTTTGCGCTGCCATTTTTCATTCCCCCTTCACTCGATTTCCGCCGATTGATCAAACGCTGGGCCGTTTTCTTCGCTATTTTCATTATCGGACGCCGCATGGCTGAAATCAAGCGAAGTGGATGGCGCATGCGGATCAATGCCCATCTCCCGCGCTTCCGATTCGCTTTTAATATCAATTTTCCAGCCGGTCAATTTCGCCGCCAGCCGCGCGTTTTGTCCGCGTTTGCCAATGGCGAGCGACAGCT
Protein-coding regions in this window:
- a CDS encoding DUF503 domain-containing protein; the protein is MIGFAACECIIYNARSLKDKRAVLQRVMTRIRQKYNVSVAEIDHQEAWQRATIGLVAITSSRRATERELERALALIDSFPELERAATSFEWL
- the infB gene encoding translation initiation factor IF-2 encodes the protein MSKMRVYEYAKKQNVPSKDVIHKLKEMNIEVNNHMAMLEADVVEKLDHQYRPNGGKKEEKKAEKKAEKPKRPTPAKAADFADEEIFDDSKEAAKMKPAKKKGAPKGKETKKTEAQQQEKKLLQAAKKKGKGPAKGKKQAAPAAKQTPQPAKKEKELPKKITFEGSLTVAELAKKLGREPSEIIKKLFMLGVMATINQDLDKDAIELICSDYGVEVEEKVTIDETNFEAIEIVDAPEDLVERPPVVTIMGHVDHGKTTLLDAIRHSKVTEQEAGGITQHIGAYQVTVNDKKITFLDTPGHEAFTTMRARGAQVTDIVVLVVAADDGVMPQTVEAINHAKAANVPIIVAINKIDKPEANPDRVMQELMEYNLVPEEWGGDTIFCKLSAKTKEGLDHLLEMILLVSEMEELKANPNRRAVGTVIEAKLDKGRGPVATLLIQAGTLRVGDPIVVGTTYGRVRAMVNDSGRRVKEATPSMPVEITGLHEVPQAGDRFMVFEDEKKARQIAEARAQRQLQEQRSVKTRVSLDDLFEQIKQGEMKELNLIVKADVQGSVEALVAALQKIEVEGVRVKIIHAAVGAITESDISLATASNAIVIGFNVRPDANAKRAAESEKVDIRLHRIIYNVIEEIEAAMKGMLDPEYEEKVIGQAEVRQTFKVSKVGTIAGCYVTDGKITRDSKVRLIRQGIVVYEGEIDSLKRYKDDVREVAQGYECGLTIKNFNDIKEGDVIEAYVMQEVARA
- a CDS encoding YlxQ family RNA-binding protein, which gives rise to MKHNRWASLLGLAQRAGKVVSGEELVVKEVQRGRARLVLLSQDASANTEKKVTDKCTFYGVPLCKVPDRYTLGGAIGKDARVVVAVTDEGFARQLQTMLDRF
- the rnpM gene encoding RNase P modulator RnpM, producing MAAQKKIPLRKCVVTGEMKPKREMVRIVRSKEGEVSIDPTGKKAGRGAYITLDPECILQAKKKNILARHLKADVADAIYDELLALAEKEKQAGHEA